Proteins from a single region of Salinibacter grassmerensis:
- a CDS encoding glycosyltransferase yields MKTLLVISPRFPPINAADMHRVRHSLPHFEQYGWEAEVWRVNPAFVERERDPLLVETLPDAVDVRTVEALNPKWTRFMGLGNVALRSLPSYVWQGSKRLAQGDVDLVYFSTTAYPVTILGRYWKRRFGVPYVIDMQDPWHTDYYVGKPREEQPPKFWFSYRLNKYLEPVAMRGVDGIVSVSQGYCDTLQGRYANVTPEVCAVIPFGAAEVDFEVMEESGVSQPFIDPDDDTIDIVYAGRGGHDMEKAARGIFGALRRGREEHPSLFKRVRMHFVGTSYAPAGEGEKTLEPIAEQCGVGDAVTEYTDRIPYFQSLRLLRDADHLVVPGSDDPDYTASKLYPYILSRRPVLAVFNQNSSVVDILRETRAGTAVTFNGATTTEDLSRRVVDAWTPMLERLPYSPGTDWKAFQPYTAKAMTRRQVEIFDRVVSQQ; encoded by the coding sequence GTGAAGACTCTCCTGGTCATTTCCCCTCGTTTCCCGCCCATCAATGCAGCGGACATGCATCGGGTGCGGCACAGCCTTCCCCACTTTGAGCAATACGGATGGGAGGCCGAGGTCTGGCGGGTGAACCCGGCCTTTGTGGAGCGCGAGCGGGATCCGTTATTGGTAGAGACACTTCCGGATGCCGTGGACGTCCGTACGGTTGAGGCCCTCAATCCGAAGTGGACGCGGTTCATGGGTCTCGGAAACGTCGCACTTCGCTCTCTGCCCTCTTACGTCTGGCAGGGGTCGAAGCGCCTGGCGCAAGGAGACGTTGACCTCGTGTACTTCTCCACCACGGCGTATCCCGTCACCATTCTGGGCCGCTACTGGAAGCGACGGTTCGGCGTGCCCTACGTGATCGACATGCAGGATCCCTGGCACACCGACTACTACGTCGGGAAACCCAGGGAGGAACAGCCACCGAAGTTCTGGTTCTCCTACCGCCTCAACAAGTACCTGGAACCGGTGGCCATGCGGGGGGTCGACGGGATTGTATCCGTCTCGCAGGGCTACTGCGACACGCTTCAGGGCCGTTACGCCAATGTCACGCCCGAGGTGTGTGCGGTCATCCCGTTCGGGGCGGCAGAGGTGGACTTCGAAGTCATGGAGGAGAGCGGCGTGTCGCAACCCTTCATAGATCCAGACGACGATACGATTGATATCGTATATGCCGGACGGGGGGGGCACGACATGGAAAAAGCCGCCCGCGGCATCTTTGGGGCGTTGCGTCGAGGGCGCGAGGAACACCCGTCCCTCTTTAAACGGGTTCGAATGCACTTCGTGGGCACGTCGTACGCGCCGGCCGGGGAGGGCGAGAAAACCCTCGAGCCCATCGCCGAGCAGTGCGGCGTCGGTGACGCTGTGACGGAGTACACGGACCGAATTCCGTACTTTCAGTCGCTGCGCCTGCTCCGCGACGCGGACCATCTCGTGGTGCCGGGGTCGGACGACCCCGATTACACGGCTTCAAAGCTGTACCCATACATTCTGTCACGGCGTCCGGTCCTGGCTGTCTTCAATCAAAACAGCAGTGTCGTCGACATTCTCCGGGAGACCCGGGCCGGCACGGCCGTGACATTCAACGGCGCGACGACGACCGAAGACCTATCCCGACGGGTGGTCGACGCATGGACCCCGATGCTGGAGCGGTTGCCCTACTCGCCCGGAACCGATTGGAAGGCGTTCCAGCCGTACACGGCCAAGGCTATGACCCGGCGGCAGGTGGAGATCTTCGATCGGGTTGTATCGCAGC